A single window of Chitinophaga sp. XS-30 DNA harbors:
- a CDS encoding translocation/assembly module TamB domain-containing protein yields the protein MTIALLSLLGLLLLVTILINVPAVQNVLVQQVTKRLSRQLNTKVEISYVNFRLFNSMRLEGTYIEDLHKDTLLYAGALQLRITDWFFIQDKPVLKFIGLEDARVNLVRPKGDSVWNYQFLVDQFGAAPSAKPAKKKSSGISLDLKQVDLQRVKFNIRDAWVGEDMAVSADRIFLDAQRLDLRAHDVLINELALDKPVFIVSSYKASRIKRPPPLPATVAAPAPDTLSPVPLRWNAANWKLIIKSVVIKDGLFGVDNLQDTIPPEEGSFDPGQIRFGEINLTLSNSRIVQDSIYADLRLSTRERSGFEVKQLTSSFKMSPVEMEFNDLDLETNSSHIRDYFTMQYEDLSDMNDFVDAVTMRARFRNTRLSSDDIAYFAPPLSSWDTEITVNGRVDGPVSNLSADSLFLKGGNNTRFSGNVDMRGLPYINETYMEIVAKELITSGHDLRQFFPLLKNVEQLRTDLISSLHFQGSFVGFVNDFVAYGKFQTNLGNLDSDINFKTSGDVPVYSGRLNTSEFNVGTLLDNEIVSTLTMSARVQGEGFNFQTLKASLDADIQKIGLRGYDYVNLKTAGEMNQKFFNGALTVNDPNLDMDFTGTIDFNSRLPVFQFYSEIRNSDLKALHLTEDSITLQAKADLNFAGSNIDNFDGIARLYDVSLFKNQSRVEFDSLSISTDIENDQKTLHIAGSEVQGYVRGSYSFMELPNAFRLFLNKYYPSFFTSPPMANAGQDFTFSFEFGEVDKLLRAFTDDIKGLNGTQISGALNTLTGQVNVNAAIPYAAYTDFGVNNLLLKANGDFRKIDVSTSIGNVLFRDSSIFTNPLILASSGRDTSFIKVDLKAADTADLDGFYARVITVGDGVKVNFLNSNFTVNGRQWSMTPGNEVYWSKHFLTVNNLRISRNLQSITISTNEFNPDESRFMIALKDINLADVIPAGITATRIEGLANGTINIIDPFEQLAIDADIKATQLRIDNDSLGLVELKGSYDNKLGTVGFDVKSDNSLGRFMAKGSVGISASNKAVDASTELNGASISLLEKYLGEYVSNLSGKATGKLTVTGTTDKPSFRGSVKVEDIGMKVNYLGTYYKIPLLHVHNMDDNLIEMHPFTLIDKFNNEARVNGFISHQNFYDMNFEMDVSAQQFLFLNTGMQDNSLYYGDVIAQGRVYFSGPLNDLQLRVLARPLRGTHFRLPISDSKDVGKHEFINFRQYGTVVQEPKKKSEIKLNVKLDIAANPDAQIDVILNATTNDMISANGTGNLTMNVNLDGDFTMYGNYVINQGTYNFSLSRFANWKFDIDQNSTIIWNGDPADARLNITARYTLPKVSLYNLSSAAYTSGSSRDNNDLLNRSERVDINLNLRGALMQPDIAYEITLPEVGSLSYESSIAARLKEINQDQNQALYQMYFLLAAGQFQPPDGGGGANVTVTGKNSVGQALSAQASAILNNLSNTFLKNAGIGFNVNYTAYNFNTDVSNSFDRNLVSAGITKNFFNNRIRLYVGGDYDWGRVTASSSSQNIAGDFRLEYLLSPDGRVRVNAFSKTDYDAYLLGNRTRSGLGLSYVRDYNVLRELFQDRLQRQLGDSLRRAAAIRERQDSLNRVRQDSLLNTIAPLP from the coding sequence TTGACCATCGCGCTGTTGAGTTTGCTGGGCTTGTTATTGCTGGTCACCATCCTCATCAATGTTCCCGCTGTACAGAACGTGCTGGTGCAGCAGGTGACCAAACGCCTGTCCAGGCAACTGAACACAAAGGTAGAGATCAGCTACGTCAATTTCCGCCTGTTCAACAGCATGCGGCTGGAAGGAACGTACATCGAAGACCTGCACAAGGATACCCTGCTTTATGCAGGCGCCCTGCAGCTGCGGATCACGGACTGGTTCTTCATTCAGGACAAGCCGGTGCTCAAATTCATAGGCCTGGAAGATGCCCGGGTCAATCTCGTCCGCCCCAAAGGTGATTCCGTCTGGAATTATCAGTTCCTCGTCGATCAGTTCGGCGCTGCGCCCTCCGCCAAACCCGCAAAGAAAAAGTCCTCCGGCATTTCGCTCGATCTGAAGCAGGTGGACCTGCAACGCGTAAAATTCAATATCAGGGACGCCTGGGTAGGCGAGGATATGGCGGTATCGGCAGACCGCATCTTCCTGGATGCCCAGCGGCTGGACCTCCGTGCGCATGATGTGCTGATCAATGAACTGGCACTCGACAAACCGGTTTTCATTGTGAGCAGCTACAAAGCTTCCCGCATTAAACGTCCTCCGCCCCTGCCCGCCACCGTGGCCGCGCCGGCGCCGGACACCCTCAGCCCCGTTCCCCTGCGCTGGAATGCCGCCAACTGGAAGCTGATCATCAAATCCGTTGTGATCAAAGACGGCCTGTTCGGGGTGGACAACCTGCAGGACACCATTCCTCCCGAAGAAGGCAGCTTCGATCCCGGGCAGATCCGCTTCGGAGAGATCAACCTCACACTTTCCAACAGCCGCATCGTGCAGGACAGCATTTATGCGGACCTCCGGCTCTCCACCAGGGAGCGCAGCGGGTTTGAAGTGAAGCAGCTGACGAGCAGCTTCAAGATGTCTCCCGTAGAAATGGAGTTCAATGATCTCGATCTGGAGACCAATAGCAGCCACATCCGCGACTACTTCACCATGCAATATGAGGACCTGAGCGATATGAACGACTTCGTGGATGCCGTGACCATGCGCGCCCGTTTCCGGAATACCCGCCTGTCCTCCGACGATATCGCCTATTTCGCTCCCCCGCTGTCATCCTGGGATACGGAGATCACGGTGAACGGGCGGGTGGACGGTCCCGTCAGCAACCTGTCCGCCGACAGTCTCTTCCTCAAAGGCGGCAACAACACCCGGTTCTCCGGGAATGTGGACATGCGCGGGCTGCCCTATATCAACGAGACCTATATGGAGATCGTAGCCAAAGAGCTGATCACCAGCGGGCATGACCTCCGGCAGTTCTTTCCCCTGCTGAAAAATGTGGAGCAACTGCGGACAGACCTGATCTCCAGCCTGCACTTCCAGGGGTCTTTCGTGGGCTTCGTGAATGACTTCGTGGCTTACGGGAAATTCCAGACCAACCTCGGCAACCTGGATTCAGATATCAACTTCAAGACCAGCGGGGATGTACCGGTGTACTCCGGACGGCTCAACACCAGCGAATTCAATGTAGGCACCCTGCTGGATAACGAGATCGTATCCACCCTCACCATGAGCGCCCGCGTACAGGGCGAGGGCTTTAACTTCCAGACCCTCAAGGCATCCCTGGATGCAGACATACAAAAGATCGGGCTGCGGGGATACGATTATGTGAACCTGAAAACCGCCGGGGAAATGAACCAGAAGTTCTTCAACGGCGCCCTCACCGTGAATGATCCCAACCTGGACATGGATTTTACCGGTACGATCGACTTCAACAGCCGGCTGCCCGTCTTCCAGTTCTATTCGGAGATCCGCAACAGCGACCTGAAAGCCCTGCATCTCACAGAAGATTCCATCACCCTGCAGGCCAAGGCAGACCTGAACTTTGCAGGCAGCAACATCGACAACTTCGATGGTATCGCCCGGCTGTACGATGTGTCACTGTTCAAGAACCAGAGCCGCGTGGAATTCGACTCCCTGTCCATCAGCACAGACATCGAAAACGACCAGAAAACCCTGCACATCGCCGGCAGCGAAGTACAGGGATATGTGCGGGGCTCCTACAGCTTTATGGAGCTGCCGAACGCTTTCCGCCTGTTCCTCAACAAATATTACCCCAGCTTTTTCACCTCTCCGCCGATGGCCAATGCGGGGCAGGACTTTACATTCTCCTTCGAATTCGGGGAAGTGGACAAACTGCTGCGGGCTTTTACGGACGATATCAAAGGCCTGAACGGCACACAGATCTCCGGCGCACTGAACACGCTCACCGGGCAGGTGAACGTGAATGCGGCCATTCCCTATGCCGCCTATACGGACTTTGGCGTAAATAATCTGCTGCTCAAGGCAAACGGCGATTTCCGGAAGATAGATGTAAGCACCAGCATTGGCAACGTACTGTTCAGGGACAGCAGTATATTCACCAATCCCCTGATACTCGCCAGTTCCGGGCGGGACACCTCTTTCATCAAAGTAGACCTTAAAGCCGCTGACACGGCGGACCTGGATGGTTTCTACGCCCGGGTGATCACCGTAGGCGACGGGGTAAAGGTGAATTTCCTCAACAGCAATTTTACGGTAAACGGCCGTCAGTGGAGCATGACGCCCGGGAACGAAGTGTACTGGAGCAAGCATTTCCTTACCGTGAACAACCTGCGCATTTCCCGCAACCTCCAGAGCATCACCATCAGCACCAACGAATTTAACCCGGATGAATCCCGGTTCATGATCGCATTGAAAGATATCAACCTTGCGGATGTGATCCCCGCAGGCATTACCGCTACGCGGATAGAAGGGCTGGCTAACGGTACGATCAATATCATAGACCCCTTTGAACAGCTGGCGATAGATGCGGATATCAAAGCCACGCAGCTCCGGATCGATAATGACTCCCTCGGCCTGGTAGAACTGAAAGGCAGCTACGACAACAAACTTGGAACAGTTGGTTTCGATGTGAAGTCGGACAACTCCCTCGGCAGGTTCATGGCCAAAGGGAGCGTAGGCATCTCAGCCAGCAACAAGGCGGTGGACGCCTCCACGGAGTTGAACGGCGCCTCCATCTCCCTCCTGGAGAAATACCTGGGCGAATACGTCAGCAACCTTTCCGGAAAAGCCACCGGCAAACTCACCGTCACCGGCACAACGGACAAGCCGTCTTTCCGCGGATCGGTAAAAGTGGAAGATATAGGGATGAAAGTGAATTATCTTGGCACCTACTACAAGATCCCCCTGCTGCATGTGCATAACATGGATGACAACCTGATAGAGATGCACCCTTTCACCCTGATCGATAAATTTAACAACGAAGCCAGGGTGAATGGCTTTATCAGCCATCAGAACTTTTACGATATGAATTTCGAGATGGATGTGAGCGCCCAGCAATTCCTCTTCCTCAATACCGGCATGCAGGACAACAGTCTGTATTACGGCGATGTGATCGCACAAGGCAGGGTATATTTCTCCGGCCCGCTGAATGACCTCCAGCTGCGGGTGCTGGCCCGCCCGCTTCGCGGAACGCACTTTCGTCTTCCTATCTCTGACAGCAAGGACGTAGGCAAGCACGAGTTCATCAATTTCAGGCAATACGGCACCGTTGTACAGGAACCGAAAAAGAAAAGTGAAATAAAACTCAATGTGAAGCTGGACATTGCCGCCAATCCCGATGCACAGATCGATGTGATCCTCAATGCCACCACCAACGATATGATCTCCGCCAACGGCACCGGCAATCTTACCATGAACGTGAACCTGGACGGAGACTTTACCATGTACGGCAACTACGTGATCAACCAGGGGACCTACAATTTCTCGCTCTCGCGTTTCGCCAACTGGAAGTTCGATATCGACCAGAACAGCACCATCATCTGGAACGGCGATCCCGCGGATGCCAGGCTGAACATCACTGCCAGGTACACCCTGCCGAAAGTAAGTCTATACAACCTGTCTTCCGCCGCCTATACTTCCGGCTCTTCCCGGGACAACAACGACCTGCTTAACCGTTCCGAACGGGTAGATATCAATCTGAACCTTCGCGGAGCATTGATGCAGCCGGACATCGCCTACGAGATCACCCTGCCGGAAGTAGGCTCTCTTTCCTATGAAAGCAGCATTGCGGCAAGACTGAAAGAGATCAACCAGGACCAGAACCAGGCGCTCTACCAGATGTACTTCCTGCTCGCCGCAGGCCAGTTCCAGCCGCCGGACGGTGGCGGGGGAGCCAATGTAACGGTGACCGGCAAGAACAGCGTAGGCCAGGCCCTGAGCGCACAAGCCTCCGCGATCCTCAACAACCTGTCCAATACTTTCCTGAAAAATGCCGGCATAGGCTTTAACGTCAATTATACCGCCTATAACTTCAATACGGATGTGAGCAATTCATTTGACCGGAACCTTGTGAGCGCGGGCATCACCAAAAATTTCTTCAACAACCGCATACGCCTGTACGTAGGCGGGGACTACGACTGGGGCCGCGTGACCGCTTCCTCATCTTCCCAGAATATTGCCGGTGACTTCCGCCTGGAATACCTGCTTTCGCCGGACGGCCGCGTACGTGTGAATGCCTTCAGCAAAACGGATTACGATGCATACCTCCTCGGCAACCGCACCCGCAGCGGCCTTGGCCTGTCTTACGTAAGGGACTACAATGTGCTCAGAGAGCTGTTCCAGGACAGGCTGCAACGCCAGCTGGGGGACAGCCTTCGCCGTGCTGCTGCCATACGCGAGCGGCAGGACAGCCTGAACAGGGTGCGGCAGGACAGTTTGCTCAATACCATCGCCCCGTTGCCCTGA
- a CDS encoding bifunctional 3,4-dihydroxy-2-butanone-4-phosphate synthase/GTP cyclohydrolase II, which yields MLDTIESAIEDIKQGKLVIVVDDEDRENEGDFITAARNVTPEIINFMSTYGRGLICAPLVEERCEELGLEMMVRDNTALHQTPFTVSVDLLGHGCTTGISAHDRAKTVRALIDPETRPEELGKPGHIFPLKAKSGGVLRRTGHTEATIDLARLAGFEPAGVLVEIMNEDGSMARLPQLLEIAKRFGLKLISIKDLIEYRLRTETLIEEEVRVQMPTKYGNFELVAFKQLNTNDMHMALKKGDWEAGEPVLVRVHSSCFTGDILHSLRCDCGEQLQAAMQMVEKEGKGLILYMNQEGRGIGLMNKLKAYKLQEEGKDTVEANLELGFKMDERDYGVGAQILRHLNVTKMRLITNNPRKRAGLNGYGLEIVENVGIEVCPNPYNEFYLKTKRDKLGHEILKG from the coding sequence ATGTTAGATACTATTGAATCCGCCATTGAAGACATCAAGCAGGGGAAACTCGTGATCGTGGTGGACGACGAGGACCGGGAGAATGAAGGGGATTTCATCACCGCAGCCAGGAATGTAACGCCGGAGATCATCAATTTCATGAGCACTTACGGCCGCGGACTGATCTGCGCGCCGCTTGTGGAAGAGCGTTGTGAGGAGCTGGGGCTGGAGATGATGGTGCGGGACAATACGGCTTTACATCAGACCCCTTTCACCGTTTCGGTGGACCTGCTGGGGCATGGCTGTACAACGGGCATTTCGGCCCATGACCGCGCCAAAACGGTACGGGCGCTGATAGACCCCGAAACACGCCCGGAGGAACTGGGCAAACCGGGCCACATCTTTCCGTTGAAAGCCAAAAGCGGCGGCGTACTGCGCCGTACCGGCCATACCGAGGCCACTATTGACCTGGCGCGCCTCGCGGGCTTTGAGCCGGCGGGCGTACTGGTGGAGATCATGAATGAAGATGGTTCCATGGCCAGGCTGCCGCAACTCCTGGAGATCGCGAAAAGGTTCGGCCTCAAACTCATCTCCATTAAAGATCTGATCGAATACCGCCTCCGTACGGAAACCCTCATCGAAGAGGAAGTGCGGGTGCAGATGCCTACCAAATACGGGAACTTTGAACTGGTAGCGTTCAAACAACTCAATACCAACGATATGCATATGGCCCTGAAGAAAGGGGACTGGGAGGCGGGTGAACCGGTATTGGTACGGGTACACTCCAGCTGCTTTACCGGGGATATTCTCCACTCCCTGCGCTGCGACTGCGGGGAGCAATTGCAGGCGGCCATGCAGATGGTGGAAAAAGAAGGAAAAGGCCTTATCCTGTATATGAACCAGGAGGGCCGGGGCATCGGGCTGATGAACAAGCTGAAGGCCTATAAGCTGCAGGAAGAAGGGAAAGATACCGTAGAAGCCAACCTTGAACTGGGTTTCAAGATGGATGAAAGGGATTACGGCGTGGGCGCGCAAATTCTGCGGCACCTGAATGTGACCAAGATGCGGCTGATCACCAACAATCCGCGTAAACGGGCCGGGCTTAACGGATATGGCCTGGAGATCGTGGAGAATGTGGGCATCGAGGTTTGCCCGAATCCTTATAACGAATTCTATCTCAAAACAAAACGGGACAAGCTGGGGCATGAAATACTGAAAGGCTGA